The following proteins come from a genomic window of Brevibacillus antibioticus:
- a CDS encoding GerAB/ArcD/ProY family transporter: protein MSLSTFRRNSHMAISVSLALFMVHSNQVGIGIAGVQRFIYDRVQQDAWIAVIIAGIMTHIAAWFMLKILAKFKDMDLYDIHQRVFGKWPARVLNFIFIVYIMGSALTILRGYIEIIQSWMFPEVPSWILNASLLCLAIYGVTGGIRVLAGISFFSVGLTVWQLLLLFYPMQHADFHLLQPVFHHDLVELMDGAKKMSFSIIGFEIILFIYPFVKEKELLPRYVHGGLFMTTFLYVAVMLVTLLYFQGEQLQHLIWATLMMMKIVEFPFLERFEFVSISLWMLIMLDNLLMNLWVAMRGVHHISGVKERIALFGIIGVMFFASNFLETRQSINFITDIFGGVGFYIIFIYPIVLYIVIRLFRKGAVRT from the coding sequence ATGTCACTATCCACTTTTCGTCGGAATAGCCATATGGCTATCAGCGTCTCACTTGCGCTATTTATGGTTCATAGCAATCAGGTTGGAATCGGCATAGCGGGTGTACAACGTTTTATATATGATAGGGTGCAACAAGACGCTTGGATTGCGGTCATAATAGCAGGCATTATGACCCATATAGCCGCGTGGTTCATGCTAAAAATCTTAGCGAAATTCAAAGACATGGATTTGTATGACATTCATCAACGTGTGTTTGGAAAATGGCCGGCCCGCGTTCTTAATTTCATCTTTATCGTATATATCATGGGCTCTGCCTTAACGATTTTGAGAGGGTACATCGAGATCATTCAGTCATGGATGTTTCCAGAAGTGCCTTCCTGGATATTAAATGCCTCCTTGCTTTGCCTGGCCATTTATGGAGTGACGGGTGGCATTCGGGTGTTGGCTGGCATTAGCTTTTTTTCTGTCGGGCTGACGGTTTGGCAGTTACTGCTCTTGTTTTACCCCATGCAACACGCCGATTTTCATTTATTGCAGCCAGTCTTTCATCATGATCTTGTAGAGCTTATGGACGGTGCGAAGAAGATGTCTTTTTCCATCATCGGATTTGAGATTATTTTGTTCATCTATCCGTTTGTGAAGGAAAAGGAATTGCTACCGCGATATGTACATGGTGGGCTGTTTATGACCACCTTCTTGTATGTGGCAGTCATGCTGGTTACACTCTTGTACTTTCAAGGGGAACAGCTTCAGCATCTTATATGGGCAACGCTAATGATGATGAAAATTGTAGAGTTTCCGTTTTTGGAGCGTTTTGAGTTTGTGTCTATCTCACTGTGGATGCTCATTATGCTGGATAATTTGCTGATGAACTTGTGGGTAGCCATGCGGGGGGTTCACCATATTAGTGGGGTCAAGGAAAGAATAGCACTTTTCGGGATTATTGGTGTCATGTTTTTTGCCAGCAACTTTTTGGAAACGCGTCAGTCGATTAATTTCATCACGGATATTTTTGGTGGAGTAGGTTTCTATATCATTTTTATTTATCCGATCGTGCTTTATATAGTGATTCGGCTGTTTCGGAAGGGAGCGGTCCGAACATGA